Proteins encoded by one window of Deinococcus sedimenti:
- the rpmA gene encoding 50S ribosomal protein L27 yields the protein MAHKKGVGSSKNGRDSQPKYLGVKKFGGEQVLAGNILVRQRGTKFKAGPNVGMGRDHTLFALESGKVVFSNRGNKGRFISIEVPTAAAAD from the coding sequence ATGGCACACAAGAAAGGCGTAGGTTCGTCCAAGAACGGACGTGACAGCCAGCCCAAGTACCTGGGCGTGAAGAAGTTCGGCGGCGAGCAGGTCCTGGCCGGGAACATCCTCGTCCGTCAGCGCGGCACCAAGTTCAAGGCCGGCCCGAACGTGGGCATGGGCCGCGACCACACCCTCTTCGCACTGGAGAGCGGCAAGGTCGTGTTCAGCAATCGTGGCAACAAGGGCCGCTTCATCAGCATCGAAGTGCCCACCGCCGCCGCCGCTGACTGA
- the rplU gene encoding 50S ribosomal protein L21: protein MFAIIQTGGKQYRVQEGDVIRVESLKGEAGDKLDLTPIFVGGDKTVFGDAAGKFTVNAEVVEHGRGEKIYVRKYKSGIQYRRRTGHRQDYTAIKILGIKG from the coding sequence ATGTTTGCAATCATTCAGACCGGCGGGAAGCAGTACCGCGTGCAGGAAGGCGACGTCATCCGCGTCGAGAGCCTGAAAGGCGAAGCGGGCGACAAGCTCGACCTGACCCCCATCTTCGTGGGCGGCGACAAGACCGTCTTCGGTGACGCCGCAGGCAAGTTCACCGTGAACGCCGAAGTCGTCGAGCACGGCCGTGGCGAGAAGATCTACGTGCGCAAGTACAAGAGCGGCATCCAGTACCGCCGCCGTACGGGCCACCGCCAGGACTACACCGCGATCAAGATCCTGGGCATCAAGGGCTAA